The sequence CAGATGTCGCGGACAATGACTTCGATGCCGCGCCGTTCCGCCAGTTCGATGGCGGTCTGGCGGGTGATGCCGTCAAGCACGCATTCCACAGTCGGGGTATGCAGCTTGCCGTCCTTGATGAAGAAGATATTGGCGCCGGTGGCTTCGGCGACCCGGCCCTTGTAATCCATCATCAGCGCGTCATCAAAACCCTCGGCGCTGGCCGCATCCTTGTTCATGGAGGCAATCATATAGAGGCCCGCCGCCTTGGCCCGGACCGGCGCGGTATGCGGGGCCGGACGGCGCCACTCGGCCAGATGCAGGCGCAGGCCCTTCTCGCGGGCTTCCGGGCTGAAATAGGACGGCCACACCCAGGTGGCGATGGCCAGGTGAACCTTGGAGCCCTTGGTGGCCACGCCCATGGTTTCCGCACCGCGCCAGGCAACGGGACGGATATAGGCGTCAGTAAGGCCATTGGCTTTGACG comes from Emcibacter nanhaiensis and encodes:
- a CDS encoding branched-chain amino acid aminotransferase encodes the protein MSAQPFDDRDGFIWYNGKLIPWREAQFHVLTHGLHYASSVFEGQRAYSGKVFKSREHSERLINSGRILGFEIPYSAEQIDAAIEETVKANGLTDAYIRPVAWRGAETMGVATKGSKVHLAIATWVWPSYFSPEAREKGLRLHLAEWRRPAPHTAPVRAKAAGLYMIASMNKDAASAEGFDDALMMDYKGRVAEATGANIFFIKDGKLHTPTVECVLDGITRQTAIELAERRGIEVIVRDIWPEEMADFDGAFLTGTAAEIAPLGEIGPYKYAVQELCKDLMDDYTNLVNGRL